A region of Spiroplasma endosymbiont of Crioceris asparagi DNA encodes the following proteins:
- the rpsT gene encoding 30S ribosomal protein S20, giving the protein MANIKSQEKRILTNEKSRLSNRAFKSQVKTAIKKAMIAKEAKVKESAELINLAVSLIDKSVTKGVYKANKAAREKSRLMK; this is encoded by the coding sequence ATGGCAAACATAAAATCACAAGAAAAAAGAATTTTAACTAATGAAAAATCTCGTCTTTCTAATAGAGCTTTTAAATCACAAGTTAAAACTGCAATTAAGAAAGCAATGATTGCTAAAGAAGCTAAAGTTAAAGAATCTGCTGAGTTAATTAATTTAGCTGTAAGTCTAATTGACAAATCTGTAACTAAAGGTGTATACAAAGCAAACAAAGCAGCTAGAGAAAAATCAAGATTAATGAAATAG
- a CDS encoding valine--tRNA ligase yields MESKYNHLIVEQDKNSYWIKKGYFNVNENSKKPAFSIIMPPPNVTGKLHLGHSLDNAIQDLLIRFKKLNGFETLWVPGMDHAGIATQAVVEKYLREANIDKNKLTRKEFLDEIWKWKAVYEKNIKSQWDAFGLAIDRSKEQFTFSEANQKIVRKVFVEMYKKGLIYQDYTLVNWDPQFQTAISNIEVIYKESTTKMYYFKYFLENSNNFLEVATTRPETMFGDVCLVVNPLDERFKSFIGKKVINPVNGNLLPIIGDEYVDIDFGTGVMKCTPAHDKNDFELGKKHHLEMINCMNLDGSMNEICGTYQGLDRFAARKQIIKNLTKSFIKEEEITSSVGYSEKSNAIVEPMLSKQWFVKMKDLGSSVVKLQASKDKINVFDKRFNNDLLKWMENVYDWTISRQLVWGHQIPVWYHKQTGEIYCEINPPKNESDYVQDNDVLDTWFSSALWPLICMEWNPDKSIKQQNQLFNKFFPNSVLVTGYDIIFFWASRMIFQSLNLTGQKPFQDLLLHGLVRDENGRKMSKSLGNGIDPLEVIKEYGVDSLRYALVSNSTPGMDIKFSEEKIRAGWNFINKLWNASRYVIMNLEASNFNTKFNNENFIKNLNSEVNQKNIINKWIIQKLKLVKAEVKKCIETYNFSIASKLLTNFVWNDYCSWFIELAKSNLNDESAIKNTTLKTLVYVLKDILIMLHPFIPFVTEEIYQKLNLQESIVIEDWDDNLAIKISKDENNSIELIIELISKIREFRTEKNIANKNHLTFVVEDNIEIDFINQYLNKMVNSEIKVLKIDKVEKPNYNILTLSKLFLYIKESDFINYEELLNKLSTELALVESELKRSNNILSNKNFLAKAAKDKIVVEQQKQKEYENKKITIIQKIVEIKK; encoded by the coding sequence ATGGAATCAAAATACAATCATTTAATTGTTGAACAAGACAAAAATAGTTATTGAATTAAAAAAGGTTATTTTAATGTGAATGAAAATTCTAAAAAACCAGCGTTTTCAATTATTATGCCACCACCAAATGTCACAGGTAAATTACATTTAGGTCACTCTTTGGATAATGCTATTCAAGATTTATTAATTCGATTTAAAAAATTAAATGGTTTTGAAACATTATGAGTTCCAGGAATGGATCATGCAGGAATTGCTACACAAGCAGTTGTTGAAAAATATTTGCGTGAAGCAAATATTGACAAAAATAAATTAACTCGTAAAGAATTCTTAGATGAAATTTGAAAATGAAAAGCTGTCTATGAAAAAAATATTAAAAGTCAATGAGATGCTTTTGGTTTAGCTATTGATCGTTCAAAAGAACAATTCACATTCTCAGAGGCAAATCAAAAAATTGTAAGAAAAGTTTTTGTAGAAATGTATAAAAAAGGGTTAATTTATCAAGATTACACACTTGTTAATTGAGACCCACAATTTCAAACAGCAATTTCAAATATTGAAGTAATTTATAAAGAAAGCACAACTAAAATGTATTATTTTAAATATTTTTTAGAAAATTCTAATAACTTTTTAGAAGTTGCTACTACTCGTCCTGAAACAATGTTTGGTGATGTTTGTCTTGTTGTTAATCCTTTGGATGAAAGATTTAAATCTTTCATTGGTAAAAAAGTAATAAATCCAGTAAATGGTAATTTACTTCCAATTATTGGTGATGAATATGTAGATATTGATTTTGGAACAGGTGTTATGAAATGTACACCAGCTCATGATAAAAACGATTTTGAATTAGGAAAAAAACACCATTTAGAAATGATTAATTGTATGAATTTAGATGGTTCAATGAATGAGATTTGTGGTACATATCAAGGACTTGATCGTTTTGCGGCAAGAAAACAAATTATTAAAAACTTAACTAAATCATTTATTAAAGAAGAAGAAATTACTAGTAGTGTAGGATATAGTGAAAAATCTAATGCCATTGTTGAACCAATGCTTTCAAAACAATGATTTGTAAAAATGAAAGATCTTGGTTCAAGTGTTGTTAAATTACAAGCATCTAAAGATAAAATAAATGTTTTTGATAAACGTTTTAACAATGATTTATTAAAATGAATGGAAAATGTTTATGATTGAACTATTTCTCGACAACTAGTTTGAGGTCATCAAATTCCAGTTTGATATCATAAACAAACAGGAGAAATTTATTGTGAGATTAATCCCCCTAAAAACGAAAGTGATTATGTTCAAGACAATGATGTGTTAGATACATGATTTTCTTCAGCCTTATGACCACTAATTTGTATGGAATGAAATCCTGATAAATCAATCAAACAACAAAATCAATTATTTAATAAATTTTTCCCCAACTCTGTTTTAGTAACTGGTTATGACATTATTTTCTTTTGAGCTTCAAGAATGATTTTCCAATCATTAAACTTAACTGGTCAAAAACCATTTCAAGATTTATTACTTCATGGATTGGTAAGAGATGAAAATGGACGTAAAATGTCTAAATCATTAGGAAATGGAATTGATCCTTTAGAAGTTATTAAAGAGTATGGGGTTGACAGTTTAAGATATGCGCTTGTGTCTAACTCTACTCCGGGAATGGATATTAAATTTTCTGAAGAAAAAATTCGTGCTGGATGAAATTTTATTAATAAATTATGAAATGCTTCACGATATGTAATTATGAATTTAGAAGCAAGTAATTTTAATACCAAATTTAATAATGAAAATTTTATTAAAAATTTAAATAGTGAAGTAAATCAAAAAAATATTATTAACAAATGAATTATTCAAAAATTAAAACTTGTTAAAGCAGAAGTAAAAAAATGTATTGAAACTTATAATTTTTCAATTGCTTCAAAATTATTAACTAACTTTGTGTGAAATGATTATTGTTCTTGATTTATTGAATTGGCTAAATCAAATTTAAATGATGAGTCAGCAATTAAAAATACAACATTAAAAACACTAGTATATGTTCTCAAAGATATTTTAATTATGTTGCATCCATTTATTCCATTTGTAACTGAAGAAATTTATCAAAAATTAAATTTACAAGAATCAATTGTAATTGAAGATTGAGATGATAATTTAGCAATTAAAATTAGTAAAGATGAAAATAACAGCATTGAACTAATAATTGAACTTATTTCAAAAATTAGAGAATTCAGAACTGAAAAAAATATTGCCAATAAAAATCACTTAACTTTTGTGGTAGAAGATAATATTGAAATTGATTTTATAAATCAATATTTAAATAAAATGGTAAACTCAGAAATTAAAGTATTAAAAATCGATAAAGTAGAAAAACCAAATTACAATATTTTAACTTTATCAAAATTATTTTTATATATTAAAGAATCTGATTTTATTAATTATGAAGAATTATTAAATAAGTTATCTACAGAACTTGCGCTTGTTGAATCTGAATTAAAAAGAAGTAATAACATCTTATCGAACAAAAACTTTTTAGCAAAAGCAGCTAAAGATAAAATTGTTGTAGAACAACAAAAACAAAAAGAATATGAAAATAAGAAAATAACAATTATACAAAAAATTGTAGAAATCAAAAAATAA
- a CDS encoding NCS2 family permease encodes MENTEFKYSKFKALTKIQKFFKLDTFNSTIKKEIIGGLTTFLSMAYILSVAPSMLSQSPSTFGGASMNQQGIFLSVVIASFICTMIMGLFANIPAALSTSMGLMPIFIFTLATKSFEYQGVSSTVGFEGALIASMLSSIAFLLCSITPIRAYVVYALPKSLKIAIGVSIGFFIAYIGLADMDFVEKTGGLPIAKLSNLKNTFPMIILGFITLAIMLFLYYKKIPGATIIAIMIGFVGALIIANLFTLKGSQIDAFNNTKFENIKDSFKHYSNMFSGFKYNLSQTYKAFGQTKIWANPTIYICAFMMMFLNFFDATGTLTAFSMNLDKKTGKHPEISHRALIVDSASTLIGTTALGTSPMGVFSESFTGLEQGARTGLASVVTALLFLISIIFAPIFTAIPQCVTSSALIFVGIMMIGGIKDIEWQKTSFMAASFFSILLMITTYSIVNGIAAAVISYTFLAWVTKKEEENEMNIFLIILSIIFIIYFVAYAFIQ; translated from the coding sequence ATGGAAAACACAGAATTTAAATATAGTAAGTTTAAAGCACTTACTAAAATCCAAAAGTTCTTTAAATTAGATACTTTTAACTCAACCATCAAAAAAGAAATTATTGGTGGTTTAACAACCTTTTTATCAATGGCTTACATTCTTAGTGTTGCTCCAAGCATGTTAAGTCAATCACCTTCAACATTTGGTGGTGCATCAATGAATCAACAAGGAATATTTTTATCAGTAGTGATTGCTTCATTTATTTGTACAATGATTATGGGATTATTTGCAAATATTCCAGCCGCCCTTTCCACAAGTATGGGGTTAATGCCAATTTTTATATTCACTCTTGCAACTAAAAGTTTTGAATATCAAGGTGTTTCATCAACTGTAGGATTTGAGGGAGCATTAATTGCATCAATGTTATCTTCAATTGCCTTCTTATTGTGCTCAATTACCCCAATTAGAGCATATGTAGTTTATGCTTTACCTAAATCATTAAAAATTGCAATTGGGGTTTCTATTGGTTTCTTTATTGCTTACATTGGTTTAGCAGATATGGACTTTGTAGAAAAAACTGGTGGTTTACCAATTGCTAAACTAAGTAATTTAAAAAATACTTTTCCAATGATAATTTTAGGGTTTATAACTTTAGCAATTATGTTGTTTTTATATTATAAAAAAATTCCAGGTGCAACAATTATTGCAATTATGATTGGATTTGTGGGAGCATTAATTATTGCTAATTTATTTACTTTAAAAGGATCACAAATTGATGCATTTAATAATACAAAATTTGAAAATATTAAAGATTCATTTAAACATTATTCAAATATGTTTTCTGGGTTTAAATATAATTTAAGTCAAACATATAAAGCTTTTGGACAAACTAAAATTTGAGCAAACCCAACAATTTATATTTGTGCCTTTATGATGATGTTTTTAAACTTCTTTGATGCTACAGGAACATTAACTGCCTTTAGTATGAACTTAGATAAAAAAACTGGTAAGCATCCCGAAATTTCTCATCGTGCATTAATTGTTGATTCAGCATCAACATTAATTGGAACAACTGCATTAGGAACATCTCCAATGGGAGTTTTCTCTGAATCATTTACTGGTTTAGAGCAAGGAGCAAGAACTGGTTTAGCTTCAGTTGTTACAGCATTGCTATTTTTAATCTCAATAATTTTTGCTCCAATTTTTACAGCCATACCACAATGTGTTACTAGTTCAGCATTAATCTTTGTTGGAATTATGATGATTGGTGGAATTAAAGATATTGAATGACAAAAAACTTCATTTATGGCAGCAAGTTTCTTTTCAATATTATTAATGATTACAACTTATTCAATCGTTAATGGAATAGCAGCCGCTGTAATAAGTTATACATTCTTAGCATGAGTAACTAAAAAAGAAGAAGAAAATGAAATGAACATATTCTTAATAATACTTTCGATAATTTTTATCATTTATTTTGTAGCTTATGCATTTATACAATAA
- a CDS encoding cation-translocating P-type ATPase, translated as MDLYPSNIDKKDILDKYNVTLEAGLSSQQVEENYNKFGKNEIQESKKESIFSLFIKTLMEPIQLILLFAALISFVEPLITKNYKFTAYIDCVVILLIVIIDSILELVQEIKTQKSVTSLKKLTKPKCVVIRNSMPVEITAAELTLGDIVLLEAGRYVPADLRLLDASNLTIDESNLTGESTQVWKTADSIQKETNILAEMKNIAFSSTFVTNGRAVGIVIKIGEETEIGKISKMIVEAPAKKTLLEKSIDKFTYKIAIISVLVGIIFFVGLEIVNSGKDTWFDNLMVSITLAIGLIPECLAAAISIALSVSTKRMVKNNMIVKKISVVESLGSVNVICTDKTGTLTQNKMTVEKIIINNEIVESGVWLNSWEDNEQNNKFIQSMILCNDSMIQDGERIGDPTELAFIDFSQQIGFDELVIRKKYKRLNEISFDSTRKMMTTINKIDDHNFVFSKGGVEQILQRCNRIFINNEIKKITKADINQIMQITASMSQESLRVMAFAYKEANNEEEKDLIFVSAVGMKDPVRPMAVETIKITNRENIKVVMITGDHPSTALSIARDLGLASEERQVMSAEQLDTYSKTELLSLLDHIRVFARVNPEHKVKIIKLFQEKGEVVSMTGDGVNDASSLAIADVGVAMGITGTDVAKDSADAILTDDNLFTIVNGIKEGRGVFQRIQKTIAFVMGVNIANIIVLGAIIITTGESFLNAVQILWINLIIESLLATTIGMGETEKAFVKNNKSKKKNSLLNGTWILFLKIVLISAGFSLAIFFITRTIYNNEFAKTATFFVMTTSPIFFVNTMRITSWDGAVKFGYKLNKSLLFSSIFAFMLNTLILFIPKINTDIFNILPTSSYNVEHIGIIAFMLIGSLMPGILIVVVDFINYIIAKFFQDPWTRNRLLSKQIIELED; from the coding sequence ATGGATTTATATCCGTCGAATATAGACAAAAAAGATATTTTAGATAAGTATAATGTAACATTAGAAGCGGGTTTATCTTCTCAACAAGTAGAGGAAAACTATAATAAATTTGGCAAAAATGAGATTCAAGAATCAAAAAAAGAATCAATTTTTAGTTTGTTTATTAAAACTTTAATGGAACCAATTCAATTAATTTTATTATTTGCAGCGCTTATTTCTTTTGTTGAACCCTTAATCACAAAAAATTATAAATTTACAGCATACATTGATTGTGTTGTTATTCTTTTGATTGTTATTATTGATAGTATTTTAGAATTGGTGCAAGAAATTAAAACTCAAAAATCTGTAACCTCACTAAAAAAATTAACTAAACCTAAATGTGTAGTTATTAGAAATTCAATGCCGGTTGAAATAACTGCAGCTGAATTAACTCTTGGAGATATTGTTCTTTTAGAAGCGGGGCGTTATGTACCAGCTGATTTAAGATTGTTAGATGCATCAAACTTAACAATTGATGAATCTAATTTAACTGGAGAATCAACTCAAGTTTGAAAAACTGCCGATTCAATTCAAAAAGAAACAAATATATTAGCAGAAATGAAAAATATTGCTTTTTCATCAACATTTGTTACTAATGGTCGTGCAGTTGGAATAGTTATCAAAATTGGTGAAGAAACAGAAATTGGTAAAATTTCTAAAATGATTGTAGAAGCACCTGCTAAAAAAACATTGTTAGAAAAAAGCATTGATAAATTTACTTATAAAATTGCCATTATTAGTGTTTTGGTGGGAATTATTTTCTTTGTTGGATTAGAGATCGTCAATTCTGGAAAAGATACATGATTTGATAATTTAATGGTTTCAATTACATTAGCAATTGGATTAATTCCAGAATGTTTAGCAGCCGCCATTTCTATTGCATTAAGTGTAAGTACTAAAAGAATGGTTAAAAATAATATGATTGTTAAAAAAATTAGTGTTGTGGAGTCATTGGGTTCAGTGAACGTTATTTGTACTGATAAAACCGGAACCTTAACTCAAAATAAAATGACAGTTGAAAAAATTATTATTAATAATGAAATTGTTGAATCAGGAGTTTGATTAAATAGTTGAGAAGATAACGAACAAAACAATAAATTTATTCAAAGTATGATTTTATGTAATGATTCAATGATTCAAGATGGCGAAAGAATTGGTGATCCAACTGAATTAGCATTTATTGATTTTTCACAACAAATTGGTTTTGATGAACTAGTAATTAGAAAAAAATACAAAAGATTAAATGAAATATCTTTTGATTCTACAAGAAAAATGATGACAACAATTAATAAAATTGATGACCATAATTTTGTTTTTTCAAAAGGTGGAGTTGAACAAATTCTTCAAAGATGTAATCGAATTTTTATTAATAATGAAATTAAAAAAATTACAAAAGCAGATATTAATCAAATAATGCAAATCACTGCTAGTATGTCACAAGAATCTTTAAGAGTTATGGCGTTTGCTTATAAAGAAGCGAATAATGAAGAAGAAAAGGATTTAATATTTGTGTCTGCTGTGGGAATGAAAGATCCAGTAAGACCAATGGCTGTGGAAACAATTAAAATTACTAATCGTGAAAATATTAAAGTTGTAATGATTACTGGAGATCACCCAAGTACTGCTTTATCAATTGCACGTGATTTAGGATTAGCTTCAGAAGAAAGACAAGTTATGAGTGCTGAACAACTTGATACATATTCTAAAACAGAATTGTTGTCGCTTTTAGATCATATTAGAGTTTTTGCTCGTGTTAATCCCGAACATAAAGTTAAAATCATTAAACTATTTCAAGAAAAAGGTGAAGTAGTTTCGATGACAGGTGATGGTGTTAATGATGCTTCATCATTAGCAATTGCTGATGTGGGAGTTGCCATGGGAATTACGGGAACTGATGTTGCCAAAGATTCAGCTGATGCAATTTTAACTGATGATAACTTATTTACAATTGTTAATGGTATTAAAGAGGGGCGTGGTGTATTTCAAAGAATTCAAAAAACTATTGCCTTTGTAATGGGAGTAAATATTGCGAACATTATTGTTTTAGGGGCAATAATCATTACAACTGGTGAATCATTTTTAAATGCCGTTCAAATTCTTTGAATAAACCTAATTATTGAATCGCTATTAGCTACAACAATTGGAATGGGAGAAACTGAAAAAGCTTTTGTTAAAAATAATAAATCAAAGAAAAAAAATTCATTATTAAACGGTACGTGAATTTTATTTTTAAAAATAGTTTTAATATCAGCAGGATTTTCATTAGCAATATTTTTTATTACAAGAACAATTTATAACAATGAGTTTGCAAAAACTGCAACATTCTTTGTAATGACAACTTCGCCAATCTTTTTTGTAAATACAATGAGAATTACTAGTTGAGATGGGGCAGTTAAATTTGGTTATAAACTAAATAAATCGCTATTATTTTCATCAATATTTGCTTTTATGTTAAATACTTTAATCTTATTTATTCCAAAAATAAACACTGATATATTTAACATCTTGCCAACTAGTTCATATAATGTTGAACACATTGGGATAATTGCATTTATGCTAATTGGTTCATTAATGCCAGGAATCTTAATTGTGGTAGTTGATTTTATTAATTATATTATTGCTAAATTTTTTCAAGATCCATGAACTCGTAACCGTTTATTATCAAAACAAATTATTGAATTAGAAGATTAA
- the yihA gene encoding ribosome biogenesis GTP-binding protein YihA/YsxC gives MIKQAKFIKSAPTQEHWIIDDIPEVCFLGRSNVGKSSFINTLTNNKKMAKTSQTPGKTQLLNFFDINNSEFRIVDCPGYGYSRLSMTQQDQISVMIQDYLMSRENLKFVCQLIDLRHEPTKDDISMNNFLRKMNIPVLIIGTKLDKLKKNDILKNKNMIKKILNITDNEILMTSSQEKTNLDLVHNKFLEFFSK, from the coding sequence ATGATCAAGCAAGCTAAATTTATAAAGTCAGCACCAACTCAAGAGCATTGAATTATTGATGATATTCCTGAAGTGTGTTTTTTGGGAAGGTCAAATGTTGGAAAATCGAGTTTCATTAATACATTAACCAATAATAAAAAAATGGCGAAAACTTCGCAAACTCCAGGTAAAACACAATTATTAAATTTTTTTGATATTAATAATTCAGAGTTTAGAATTGTTGATTGCCCTGGTTATGGATACTCACGTCTTTCAATGACACAACAAGATCAAATTTCGGTGATGATCCAAGACTATTTGATGAGTCGTGAAAATCTGAAATTTGTTTGTCAATTAATTGATTTACGTCACGAACCAACAAAAGATGATATTTCAATGAATAATTTTTTAAGAAAAATGAATATTCCTGTATTAATCATCGGAACAAAATTAGATAAGTTAAAGAAAAATGATATTTTAAAAAATAAAAATATGATTAAAAAAATTTTAAACATTACTGATAATGAAATTTTAATGACATCATCGCAAGAAAAAACAAATCTTGATTTAGTTCATAATAAATTTTTAGAATTTTTTAGTAAATAA